CGGATGATCTACGCCGAGGTGCCCCTTGACGAGGTACACGAGGCCGTGATGCGAGGCGGCATGGCGCCGCTCGTGTTCGACGGATTGCGCAAGGTGGAACAGCGCTTCACGACGCTCGACGAGCTGGTGCGCGTCTTGCCGATGCGCCAGATCGCGTCGCAGATCAAGCGCCACTCGCGTTACAAGAAAGGCCCGCGGCCCGTGGCCGTCTCCTGACGGCATGAGCGCGCGATCCCGACAACTCGCCGTCGTCATCCTCGCGGCCGGGCAGGGCACACGGATGAAAAGCGATCTCGCCAAGGTGCTGCACGAGGTCGCCGGCCGGCCGATGATCCTGCGCGTCGTCGAGCGGGCGCTCGCGCTTCGTCCGGCGCGCGTCGTTGTGGTCGTCGGCCACCAGGCCAAAGACGTCGAACAAACCGTGCGCCGCGGCTTTTCGGACAAGCGACTGGCGTTCGCAACGCAGCGGCAGCGCCTTGGCACCGGGCATGCGGTGCTGGCCGCGAAGCGCGCGCTTTCGGATTTTTCCGGCGACGTGCTGATCCTGTCCGGGGACGTGCCGCTCGTCACCGCCCCGACGCTTCGCGATTTTGTCGCCGGCCATCGCAAGTCGCGCGCGCATCTGACCGCGATGTCGTTTTTCCCGGACGATCCCCGGGGATACGGGCGCATCGTGCGCGGGCCGAAAGACGAACTTGTCGCCAACGTGGAAGAGCGGGACGCAACGCCCGGGCAAAAGAAAATCCGCGAGGCCAACGCGGGCATTTACGCCGTCGACGCGGGCGCGTTGTTTGACCTGTTGCGCCGCGTGGGGCGCGCCAACGACCAGGGTGAATATTACCTGACGGACATCATAGCGCTCGCGGTCGGTCGCGGGCTTGTTTGCCGCGCCGTGGCGACGCCCGCCGCGTGGCAGACATTGGGCGTCAACTCGCGCGCGGACCTCGCCGCCGCGTCGGCCAAGGTGCGCGCGGAGATTCTCGACGCGCACATGCGCGCGGGCGTCACGATCGTCGATCCAGCCGCGACGTACGTGGACGAGGACGTGACGATCGGCGTCAACACCGTGCTTCATCCGCAGGTGACTCTCAGCGAAGGCGCGCGCGTTGGAAGCGGGTGCGTCATCGGACAGGGATGCGTGGTGAACGGAGGGTCCGTCGGCGACGGTGCGCGGCTCGACCCCTACGTCGTGCTACACGACGTGCCGGTGCTCGCGGGCGGGCACGTCCCGTCGTTCACGGTCATCGACGGCAAGGCCGCGCGCGGCGCACGCAAGCGGCGCGGGGATATCGCATGACAACGCACTTTCTTTCGCTCGCGGATTTTACGCGCGAGGAGCTGACGCGCCTTCTTGACGACGCGGCGCGCATGAAGAAAACGCGGCGCGACGGCCAGGCACCACTCGCGGGACGCACGCTCGGCATGATCTTCGAGAAGGCGAGCACGCGCACGCGCGTCAGTTTCGAGGTCGGCATGTACGAGCTCGGCGGGCACGCGCTGTTTCTGGCGTCGGAGAACATCCAGCTCGGCCGCGGCGAGCCGATCCGCGACACGGCGCGCGTGCTTTCGCGCATGGTGGACGGCGTCATGATCCGCACGTTCGCGCAGGAGCGGCTGGCCGAATTCGCGGCGTACGCGAGCGTGCCGGTCATCAACGGCCTTTCGGATCTTCTGCACCCGTGCCAGGTGCTCGCCGACGTGTTCACGATGCGCGAGGCGTTCCGCGAAATCGGCGGGCACGCGGTGGCGTGGATCGGCGACGGCAACAACATGGCGAATTCGTGGATCAACGCGGCGAGCGTGCTCGGCTTTACGCTTCGCCTGGCGTGCCCGGAAGGCTACGAGCCGGATGCGCGCGTTCTCGCCGCCGCGAAAACGCGCGGCGCGGACGTGTCGATCGTGCGCGATCCGCGCGAGGCGGCCGCCGGCGCGCACGTTGTGACGACCGACGTGTGGGCGAGCATGGGGCAGGAGGACGAGGCGAAGGCGCGCGCGACGGCGTTCGCCGGATATTGCGTCGACGAGAATTTGATGGCGCTCGCGGACCCCGGCGCGATCTTTCTGCATTGCCTGCCCGCGCACCGCGGCGAGGAGGTGAGCGAGGCCGTTTTCGAAGGGCCGCGATCGCGCGTGTGGGACGAGGCGGAAAATCGCCTGCACGTACAGAAGGCGGTGCTGGCGGCGCTGATGGCGGGGGAGTGACGCGTCGGTCGGCGAAGCCACCCGCTCCCTGACGGTCGCGGCTCTGTGCCGGCTCACGATGCGAATCGGGCGAACGCTCCCCGACAGTCGCGGCTCCGTTCGCTGCGGCATTCCCGCCTGATCGAAAAAGCCAATCCGAGACGAGCGCTATTCCAGCATGTATTCGATGCGGTAGGCGTGTTTTTCCGGACCCGAGCGGCGGACGGGGATGATGCGGACGGGGACGGTGATCATCTCGGTGCGCGTCAGGCGCGCGTTGTCGGCGCGGGCCCGATAGAAAATCCGCATGCCGAACTTCAGTTCGTATTCACCTTTTTTCGCCTCGTTCGTGACCAGGAAGGGGACTTCGAGCGGAAACGTCTCGAATCGCTCGATGGCATACACATTCTTCTCGAATTCGAACGGCACGCCGGAAGGCGGATAGACCTCGACCGGCCGCTCCGGGTCAAACTCCAGGTGCCGCGCGGGCACGACGTTCAGCTCCACGACGACGTAATCGCCGATGGCGGCTCGCGGCGGCGGCGCCGCCCCGAGCTCCTCGAGAAATTCGGGTTCCGGCGCGGACTCCGGCGCGGCCGTGTCCTTTTTGCAGGCGCTCGCCGCGAACATCGC
The nucleotide sequence above comes from bacterium. Encoded proteins:
- a CDS encoding NTP transferase domain-containing protein, translated to MSARSRQLAVVILAAGQGTRMKSDLAKVLHEVAGRPMILRVVERALALRPARVVVVVGHQAKDVEQTVRRGFSDKRLAFATQRQRLGTGHAVLAAKRALSDFSGDVLILSGDVPLVTAPTLRDFVAGHRKSRAHLTAMSFFPDDPRGYGRIVRGPKDELVANVEERDATPGQKKIREANAGIYAVDAGALFDLLRRVGRANDQGEYYLTDIIALAVGRGLVCRAVATPAAWQTLGVNSRADLAAASAKVRAEILDAHMRAGVTIVDPAATYVDEDVTIGVNTVLHPQVTLSEGARVGSGCVIGQGCVVNGGSVGDGARLDPYVVLHDVPVLAGGHVPSFTVIDGKAARGARKRRGDIA
- the argF gene encoding ornithine carbamoyltransferase, which encodes MTTHFLSLADFTREELTRLLDDAARMKKTRRDGQAPLAGRTLGMIFEKASTRTRVSFEVGMYELGGHALFLASENIQLGRGEPIRDTARVLSRMVDGVMIRTFAQERLAEFAAYASVPVINGLSDLLHPCQVLADVFTMREAFREIGGHAVAWIGDGNNMANSWINAASVLGFTLRLACPEGYEPDARVLAAAKTRGADVSIVRDPREAAAGAHVVTTDVWASMGQEDEAKARATAFAGYCVDENLMALADPGAIFLHCLPAHRGEEVSEAVFEGPRSRVWDEAENRLHVQKAVLAALMAGE